The Suricata suricatta isolate VVHF042 chromosome 3, meerkat_22Aug2017_6uvM2_HiC, whole genome shotgun sequence genome contains the following window.
cacacacactctctctctttcaaaataaacaaataaacttcaaaaaaaaaggaaaaaaagttaagattCTGTCAATCTGGATTCATCTGGCTTACACCCCCTACTGGCCAGGAGGACACAAGCTTCACAGTGGAAAGATACTGTTCCTTAAACTCTAGAAAGGTCTGAGTGAGCGAGTTTTTGATACCTCCCTACACAGTCTTTAATATGTAGATTAGATTAAATATCACTACTGAGTCCTGCCTTCACTACCAGGAAAAAAGTTATGCTACGAATTGCATTCAACTGTTCACTCCTCCTTTCTAAAACCTCTGAAACCACATGACACTACAGACTAGTTGCAAAGTACATGAGCTGCTAATACTGCTAATATCTATTTATAgcatatacatagtatatatagcTAGTATCTATGTATAAATTCTCTGAGAAACATTCaggcctaaataaataaaaactatattagCAGTTTGGgatctgaatatatttaaataaatactgtgAGGCAGAGATTTGTTCATGCCTGCCAAAATagccatgtttctttttttgcttaCATTAGCAGAACCCAAAAATTTAACCTAGAATATAGCTGCTCAACCGAAGGACTACATTTCTCAGTCTCTCTTGTTTGTGAGGTCATGTGACTAACATCTGGCCAATGAGATCTAAGAAGCGTTGAGTAACACTTCTGGAAAGTCTCCATAAACAGGGAGGATGTGCACTTCTTTGCCCTTTCCTCTGTTCTGCCAGAAAGGTGGATGTGATGGCTGGagatgcagtcagcacagaggtgtTGAAGGTAAGGACAAAGAGGACTACCTCCTACAAATGGAAGGGGAATAAAGCCTGGGATTTGGATGACTTCATCAGGTCTTCTGACGGTCTGCCTCCAGGCTCCTTCtgcacaagaaagaaagaaccatcTTATTTAAGTCCCtgatattttaggattttaattATATGCACTAAGTCAAAATCTAAGTGATATACACAGATCTCTACTACACTACCTCTGCACTGTGGTAGCCCTGCTTCCTATTTCCCTCCATCCTACGTTTTCATCTTTTTGGTGAACTTGTtctccctggagcctcctttttctctctgtcagcTTTAGTCACATACTCCCCTTGGTTCTGGGCACCAATAACATCTTCAATTTCCTGAACTTACATGCAACTAAGCTTCCTGTCCAAGATAAATGGTCATTTTAGGGCAAGGAATGCGAAGAATTCATCCATGGCTGAACTGCTTTGGCATAAATTGCTTTTCTgttccctgccctcctggaacCATCAAGGTGGTGTGACAGAAGAGTGTGGACtagaattttccagaactgaGAGGGGTAGGGGGTTAATTCGAAGAACAGATCTTCTGGAATTGGAAGACAATATACAGGCTATTGGGACCACAGAAGGAAATAAGTCGTTGGAAGTTTAGACTGTGGACGTTTCGACTTCCTGGGGGGGGTCCTTGTTGGAGAGAGTGCCTGAGATATTGTCAGATTCAAGCAGCTCTACGATGCTGTAGGGAGAACAGTCCTCCAGACCCAGCTTGCTGCAAAGCCAGCCACAGAAGCCTTTCTCCATGTCCCGGGCAGCTTGCCACCATGCTCCCCAGGACCATGAGAGCTGGACCACAGCAGCATAGAGGCCCAGCGAAGAGGCCATGGCCATTATGAGCACTGGATAGAAGAGAATGAGGCAGGGGCAACATGAGATCTTGTGCCAGAAGGTCCTCTCCTCGTTGTACACAAGGAAGATGTTGTACCAGGTGATCGTGCCATAGTAGAACGAGACAACAAAAGAGAGGATAAAGACCACAGGCAGACAGACCAGTGTCCAGAGGACCACGTGGGGCCCACGGTCGGCTCCCATTTGGCAGGCCCTTCTGTCTTCAGGTGTTATATCTCTTGATGACCCTTGCGGGTTGGTCAATTCTTGCAGCTCCTTCTCTGTCAATGTTACGTGGATGTCCACCATCTGGCCCTTTTTCTTCCCTCGTGTGATGGTCCCGGTTAGTGTGACATAGCAGCTGTCCAAAGGCATGTTCCACATACCTGCAGGGCAGTAAGGAAGTGAAGTCAAGGAAGGAAGAGCGGGCATTTCACCACAGTGTCCTCCCCTGAGCTGGGGGCTGAGTACAAGAGTTCCTGTTTCTATAGCACCAGGCACAGTCCTGGTGTCAGTGATTCAGTGATGGACTGAGTGGATTTCCCTCAGGAAGGTGACCACTGGTTTTAGTACTCCCCCAGCGAGCTCTCCCTCCACACGTGTGGGCCCTGAGAAAACTGCGAAGCAGGTTAACTTGCTTTTCATGTTCTCTCCCCACTTTTCTGGGCCTCGATCTTGGCACAGCCTCGGTGATATGAAGGAGTGCGAG
Protein-coding sequences here:
- the TMEM169 gene encoding transmembrane protein 169, which encodes MRTGMEELAPVEVQGQLPSPHHGSLRRAVAAALALDGESTMGRRKKKRKESRPESIIIYRSENEKLDEEAGESEGGDRPKEEEGDDFLDYPVDDGMWNMPLDSCYVTLTGTITRGKKKGQMVDIHVTLTEKELQELTNPQGSSRDITPEDRRACQMGADRGPHVVLWTLVCLPVVFILSFVVSFYYGTITWYNIFLVYNEERTFWHKISCCPCLILFYPVLIMAMASSLGLYAAVVQLSWSWGAWWQAARDMEKGFCGWLCSKLGLEDCSPYSIVELLESDNISGTLSNKDPPQEVETSTV